Proteins encoded in a region of the Pseudomonas viciae genome:
- the pgm gene encoding phosphoglucomutase (alpha-D-glucose-1,6-bisphosphate-dependent) has protein sequence MTVSPFAGKPAPAELLIDIPRLVTAYYTGRPDASVATQRVAFGTSGHRGSSFDLGFNEWHVLAISQAICLYREAQGINGPLFVGIDTHALSTPAGTSALEVFAANGVTVMIAEGDEYTPTPAISHAILCYNRGRTSGLADGIVITPSHNPPQSGGYKYNPTNGGPADTHITKWIEAKANELLANQLAGVKRISYEQALKADTTHRHDYLNTYVADLINVIDFDAIRGAGLHLGVDPLGGAGVRYWPAIAEHYRLDLEVVNTQVDSTFRFMTVDWDGQIRMDPSSSHAMQGLIGLKERFDVAFACDPDHDRHGIVTPSGGLLAPNNYLAVSIDYLFQNRPQWRADAAVGKTVVSSGLIDRVAKRLGRRLYEVPVGFKWFADGLFDGSLGFGGEESAGASFLRKDGGVWSTDKDGLIPALLAAEMTARTGRDPSQAYRALTAELGEPFSVRVDAKASPQQKALLSKLSPDQVASTELAGETIQSILSHAPGNDQAIGGLKVMTENGWFAARPSGTEDIYKIYAESFIGDAHLKQLVVEAQTLVDAAITEK, from the coding sequence ATGACAGTCAGTCCATTTGCGGGCAAGCCGGCACCGGCAGAGTTGTTGATCGATATCCCGCGACTGGTGACGGCCTATTACACCGGCCGACCCGATGCTTCGGTAGCGACCCAGCGTGTGGCGTTCGGCACCTCCGGTCACCGTGGCAGTTCCTTCGACCTGGGGTTCAACGAGTGGCACGTCCTGGCAATCAGTCAGGCGATCTGCCTGTACCGTGAGGCCCAGGGCATCAACGGACCGCTATTCGTGGGTATCGACACCCATGCGCTGTCGACCCCGGCGGGTACCAGCGCCCTGGAAGTGTTCGCGGCCAACGGCGTTACCGTGATGATCGCCGAGGGCGACGAATACACCCCGACACCCGCGATTTCCCACGCCATCCTCTGCTACAACCGTGGCCGTACTTCGGGCCTGGCGGACGGTATTGTCATCACGCCGTCCCACAACCCGCCACAAAGCGGCGGCTACAAGTACAACCCCACCAACGGCGGCCCGGCCGACACCCACATCACCAAGTGGATCGAAGCCAAGGCCAACGAGCTGCTGGCCAACCAGTTGGCCGGCGTCAAACGCATCAGCTACGAGCAGGCGCTGAAGGCCGACACCACCCACCGTCACGATTACCTCAACACTTACGTGGCGGACCTGATCAATGTCATTGATTTCGATGCCATTCGCGGTGCCGGGTTGCACTTGGGCGTCGATCCGCTGGGCGGCGCCGGAGTGCGCTACTGGCCAGCCATTGCCGAGCATTACCGGTTGGACCTGGAAGTGGTCAACACCCAAGTGGACTCGACCTTCCGCTTCATGACCGTCGACTGGGACGGGCAGATCCGCATGGACCCGTCCTCCAGCCACGCCATGCAAGGGCTGATTGGCCTGAAGGAGCGTTTTGACGTCGCTTTCGCCTGTGATCCGGACCATGACCGCCATGGCATCGTGACGCCGTCCGGTGGCTTGCTTGCGCCGAACAACTACCTGGCGGTGTCTATCGATTACCTGTTCCAGAATCGCCCGCAATGGCGCGCCGATGCCGCGGTGGGCAAGACGGTGGTCAGCAGCGGCCTGATCGATCGCGTGGCCAAGCGCCTGGGACGCCGCCTCTATGAAGTGCCGGTAGGTTTCAAGTGGTTTGCCGATGGGTTGTTCGACGGTTCCCTCGGCTTTGGTGGGGAGGAAAGCGCCGGTGCTTCGTTCTTGCGCAAGGACGGTGGCGTGTGGAGTACCGACAAGGATGGCCTGATCCCGGCATTGCTGGCCGCTGAAATGACCGCCCGTACCGGTCGCGATCCAAGCCAGGCCTACCGCGCCCTGACCGCTGAGTTGGGCGAACCGTTCTCGGTACGCGTGGATGCCAAGGCCAGTCCGCAGCAGAAGGCGTTGCTCAGCAAACTGTCGCCGGATCAGGTCGCGTCAACCGAATTGGCCGGGGAGACGATCCAAAGCATCCTCAGCCATGCGCCGGGCAACGACCAGGCCATTGGCGGCTTGAAAGTGATGACCGAAAATGGCTGGTTCGCGGCGCGTCCATCCGGGACCGAAGACATCTACAAGATCTACGCCGAAAGCTTTATTGGCGATGCGCACCTCAAGCAACTGGTGGTTGAGGCGCAGACACTGGTGGATGCTGCTATCACCGAGAAGTGA
- a CDS encoding PLP-dependent aminotransferase family protein, producing MKGSRETDFAYQAVYRYLTTLINELGADARVRLPSLRQLAERLDVSISTIQYAYSLLEKEGRVYSIAKSGYYALPVPCVANLDGGDDLLETLYVNARRPGMLVLSADEPASMQPLDSPLLLLERELLRQYPRSSQAPSQPWGELELRAALAARYTSSAARCWSADDVYIGADLRGVLEILIAVLALKGATVLIESPSDWSVLRLLQAAEIRVIELPLRAGGVIDTEHLEQLLVSETVRLVVLSSVLSMPRGTLMLERNRHDVAHLLALHGTWVLENDSYTDLAFETGVAPLRDLLDPDRLIVYSSFEKTIGPEAPYGYVLSRQLTLQLQRHFLLRAFRLSPIRQKAIARLYSNGRIDQHLLVLRRLLRESAASTTQLLRERLGDSLQWVAPEGGATIWMRPARPVDLRRVFQRLLAQRIVIAPGELFSIQGLYAQHMRLTHALSGSNDLGTALCALADALRLEQSG from the coding sequence ATGAAGGGCAGCCGGGAAACAGACTTCGCCTATCAGGCGGTTTATCGATACCTGACGACCTTGATCAACGAACTGGGGGCCGATGCGCGAGTGCGCCTGCCTTCGCTGCGACAACTGGCCGAGCGTCTGGACGTGTCGATTTCTACCATCCAATACGCCTATTCGTTGCTGGAAAAGGAAGGTCGGGTCTACTCGATCGCCAAGTCCGGTTATTACGCGCTGCCGGTGCCCTGCGTTGCCAACCTGGACGGTGGTGATGATTTGCTCGAGACCCTGTACGTCAATGCACGGCGACCGGGCATGCTGGTGCTCAGTGCGGATGAACCAGCGTCGATGCAGCCACTGGACAGCCCATTGTTGCTGCTTGAGCGCGAGCTGCTGCGCCAGTATCCGCGCTCCTCCCAGGCGCCCTCGCAACCTTGGGGCGAGTTGGAGCTGCGGGCAGCGCTGGCAGCCCGCTACACCTCATCTGCAGCCCGCTGCTGGAGTGCCGACGACGTCTATATTGGCGCCGATCTGCGCGGCGTCCTGGAAATTCTCATCGCGGTGCTGGCACTGAAGGGCGCCACGGTATTGATCGAGTCGCCCAGCGACTGGAGCGTCTTGCGCCTGTTGCAGGCCGCCGAGATCCGGGTCATCGAGCTGCCGTTGCGGGCAGGCGGGGTGATCGATACCGAGCATCTGGAGCAACTGCTGGTCAGCGAAACGGTGCGTCTGGTGGTGCTGTCTTCGGTCTTGAGCATGCCAAGGGGCACGCTCATGCTTGAGCGCAACCGCCACGACGTGGCTCACCTGTTGGCGCTGCACGGCACGTGGGTGTTGGAGAACGACAGCTACACCGACCTGGCATTCGAGACTGGGGTTGCGCCTTTGCGCGATTTGCTCGACCCGGATCGGTTGATCGTCTATTCATCGTTCGAGAAAACCATTGGCCCCGAGGCGCCCTACGGCTATGTATTGTCGCGCCAGTTGACCTTGCAATTGCAGCGACATTTCCTGCTGCGCGCCTTTCGGTTGTCGCCGATCCGCCAGAAGGCCATCGCCCGCTTGTACAGCAACGGCCGGATCGATCAGCATCTGCTGGTTTTGCGGCGATTGCTGCGCGAAAGCGCGGCCTCGACAACGCAACTGCTCCGCGAGCGGCTAGGGGATAGCCTGCAATGGGTCGCGCCTGAAGGTGGCGCGACGATCTGGATGCGCCCGGCGCGCCCGGTCGACCTGCGGCGGGTTTTTCAGCGGCTGCTGGCCCAGCGAATTGTTATCGCCCCGGGAGAACTGTTCAGTATCCAGGGGTTGTATGCGCAACATATGCGCCTGACCCACGCCTTGAGCGGGTCGAATGACCTGGGCACAGCGCTCTGCGCGCTGGCCGATGCCTTGAGACTCGAGCAATCCGGGTAG